The DNA segment GATAGCCGCAGTCAGATCAGGTTTGTCAATCCGGCAGAATGAGGCTGACATCAGTAACCTCCGAACTACTGGAATCGCTGATAGGGTAATCACGCCAGCTGCCAGCCAGCAGATTGGTGCCTGCCAAACCGGGTAGGTCTGCGGAGGTAAGCAGGGTAGACGAGCCATCAGCGTACTGCACGATCAGTTCAAGGCTGTTCAACAGGCGGTGTTGCGATCCGCTGTTGGAAATCCGTATCCTGGTCTCGCCGTTGGTGGCGTCGATCACTTCGGCATGAACATCCGCTTCTGCTCGTTCCGGTGTGACATATACCGCTGCGAGATAGCGGTACATGATGGTTATAACCCCGCCGGATTCTGGTGCGGCTTCATCCCCGGTAAGGTTTACCGGCAGCTGTTCGGCAAGAAGTCGGAATGCCTGTTCACTGTCAATCTCGGCTGGTCCAATCCATCGAACCCGAACGGTCCGACGTTCCCCAGGATCCAGTATAACCCTTCCAGGAAAAATGCTGAACAGATCATTTGCCGGTTCTCGCACCTCGCTGCCGTCGGGCTGCAGTTCCCTCGTATGCATACTGAGTTCTATCGCGATCGGCGAATTCCCCGGGTTATGCAGCTGAAAGGTCTGTGAGCTCATTGAGCCGGAGGGCTCAAAATGTTGGGAAATTGGCTGTAAACTGAATCCAGGAAGCGAAACGGTCCTGCCAAAAAGCAGGACCGCGATCGCAACTGGCAGTATTTTTTGCCTGATGCTACCCATGGACTATTCTGCAGATATGGTGAAAGTCAGGGTGTCCTGATAGCTCCCCTCAGGGAGGATGTCCCCGCTGGTGGCATCACCAGTTCCGTGGCTGACCAGGACATCCCGGGAAAGCCCCTGGGCCGGGGTAACATTGCTGTTGCTTATCGACCCCCCAGTGGTCAGATCAATCTGATTACCCGCGCCGTATTCGAGGGTGTATGGCAGGCTGCCCTGTCCGCTACTATGCTGCAACTCGCCGCCATTTGCAGATGTAATGGTAATTTGATATCCGGTGGTGCTGTTGCTTCGCTCACGTACAGTGGCAATATGCACATCGGCAGCTGCATCAGACAGGTCCAGGGTTACTCCCAGGTCCTCTATTTGCAGTTCGGTAATAAGTGGCATGTTCCCGTTCACCTGCAACTGACCGGTGTCGCTCCATTGTGCATAGACTGGAACTGATGCTGCCAACAGGATAACTGCTGCACTGATTCGTTTTACATTCTTCATATGAACCTCCTAGTTCATCTTTTACCTGATCAAATTATAACAAGTATTCCAGTCTATGGCAAATTCCGGTTCAGCATGGAATTCCCCCGGATCAGGTGGTAGGCTGTAGTCGGGGTAGTCATGTGCAGGGCGTATTCTGACCTGGGATTTTGTGTGTGTGCCATCCTTCTGGTGCTGACCGGGTACCCGGCTGCAGCCAGGGATTATCCGGAGCCTCCGGAGGTCGCCAACCCGTTGTACCGGTATGAACCGGTCGGTTCAGCGGATGGTCCGCCGCTCCGCATTGCGGCAGGGTTTTTCGGCCGGTTCTGGTATGACCATGCCACCGTGAGCACCGGTGGCGAGGATGTATTCACCGTCGGTGTACAGGGATCTTCCCTGGCGCTGGCATGGCGGGATCGGCTGGTGCTCCAGCCACACTTCGCCAGTATCCTGGTAGTCGGTCCGGTGGCGGCGGATGAACAGGCAGCAACGATCGCCGAATGGTGGATGAATGCTGTCCAGTATCAGTACGGGCTGCATGCTGCACACCGGAGCCGCTTCGGGGACCTGGTTGTCGGCTACCGGCGTACCAGCCTGCATCCCCTGCGCAAGGGCTACTCGGAGATCAGCCGGGACCAGTTTTTTGCCGGCTTGGGCCGTGATTTTGAGCCCTGGTATCTCGCCGTCTACCTGCGGTACAGCGATCTGTGGGAGTTGTGGGAGAGTGGATTGCCGCAGCCGCGTAACAGGCTGGTTCTGGAGCTGCAGGCTGCTGCCG comes from the Spirochaeta africana DSM 8902 genome and includes:
- a CDS encoding fimbria/pilus periplasmic chaperone, whose product is MGSIRQKILPVAIAVLLFGRTVSLPGFSLQPISQHFEPSGSMSSQTFQLHNPGNSPIAIELSMHTRELQPDGSEVREPANDLFSIFPGRVILDPGERRTVRVRWIGPAEIDSEQAFRLLAEQLPVNLTGDEAAPESGGVITIMYRYLAAVYVTPERAEADVHAEVIDATNGETRIRISNSGSQHRLLNSLELIVQYADGSSTLLTSADLPGLAGTNLLAGSWRDYPISDSSSSEVTDVSLILPD